From Actinosynnema mirum DSM 43827, a single genomic window includes:
- a CDS encoding ArsA family ATPase, whose amino-acid sequence MNRLDVDALLDDPATRVLVCCGSGGVGKTTTAAALALRAAERGRRAVVLTIDPARRLAQSLGLRELDNSPRPVVVEGFEPEGELHAMMLDMRRTFDDMVLAHAGRERAQQILANPFYQTISTSFSGTQEYMAMEKLGQLVARDEWDLVVVDTPPSRSALDFLDAPQRLSTVLDGKLIKMLSAPARAGGRGIMKIVGTGFTLFTKAVSTIVGGQLLQDASTFVQAFDSMFGGFRQRAQATYELLRSPGTEFLVVAAAEPDALREASYFVERLSAEEMPLAGLVANRTHPVLAGLAPAGAEAAADRLEERVGGPSLASAVLRVHSDRVAVADREKRLLARFTRAHPGVPLVGVPALPTDVHDLDGLREIGRRLAGE is encoded by the coding sequence GTGAACAGGCTGGACGTGGACGCGCTGCTGGACGACCCGGCGACCAGGGTGCTGGTGTGCTGCGGGTCCGGCGGCGTGGGCAAGACCACCACGGCGGCGGCGCTGGCGCTGCGGGCCGCCGAGCGCGGCAGGCGCGCGGTGGTGCTCACCATCGACCCGGCGCGCAGGCTGGCCCAGTCGCTGGGGTTGCGCGAGCTGGACAACTCGCCGAGGCCGGTGGTCGTCGAGGGCTTCGAGCCCGAGGGCGAGCTGCACGCGATGATGCTGGACATGCGCCGCACGTTCGACGACATGGTGCTGGCGCACGCGGGCCGGGAGCGGGCCCAGCAGATCCTGGCCAACCCCTTCTACCAGACGATCTCCACCTCGTTCTCCGGCACGCAGGAGTACATGGCGATGGAGAAGCTGGGCCAGCTCGTGGCGCGCGACGAGTGGGACCTGGTGGTGGTGGACACCCCGCCGAGCCGGTCGGCGCTGGACTTCCTGGACGCGCCGCAGCGGCTGTCGACGGTGCTCGACGGCAAGCTGATCAAGATGCTGTCGGCGCCCGCGCGCGCGGGCGGCCGGGGCATCATGAAGATCGTCGGGACCGGGTTCACCCTGTTCACGAAGGCCGTGTCGACGATCGTCGGCGGCCAGCTGCTCCAGGACGCGTCCACGTTCGTGCAAGCGTTCGACAGCATGTTCGGCGGCTTCCGGCAGCGCGCCCAGGCGACCTACGAGCTGCTGCGCTCACCGGGGACGGAGTTCCTGGTGGTCGCGGCGGCCGAACCGGACGCGCTGCGGGAGGCCAGCTACTTCGTGGAGCGGCTCTCCGCCGAGGAGATGCCGCTGGCCGGGCTGGTGGCGAACCGGACCCACCCGGTGCTGGCCGGTCTGGCCCCGGCGGGAGCCGAGGCCGCCGCGGACCGGCTGGAGGAGCGGGTGGGCGGGCCGTCGCTGGCCTCCGCCGTCCTCCGGGTGCACTCGGACCGGGTCGCCGTCGCGGACCGCGAGAAGCGGCTGCTGGCGCGGTTCACCCGTGCGCACCCCGGTGTTCCCCTGGTCGGGGTTCCCGCCCTGCCAACCGACGTGCACGACCTGGACGGTCTGCGCGAGATCGGCCGCCGGCTGGCGGGCGAGTAG